The Ziziphus jujuba cultivar Dongzao chromosome 5, ASM3175591v1 genome segment taaaGGAGAAAAGGAGGGCGTAAAAGAATTATTAAATCCTCAATACCTTGCAGAAAACACAAGATGTTGAAAAGACAGTCGAATGgaattataaaagaaatggaaatGTGGTACCGTATATGATTTGATAACGGCTTACTAAGGCAAAGTTTTCAGTTTCTTACAACTCTGAATTATGTGTCCTTATGTGTTCTTATTACATGCTAATTAAAGGAAATTACTTTCACTAATGGTGTACTTTCACTCTTTCCTGAGCACAAGCCCTCAAGTCCTTTTGTAgccaaaatacagaatacatatatatatatatatatatatatataatatgtatatatatatatcacctgTACCTTTGATATTAATATCTTGAGTTTAGCACCTTCAATTTCAGCATTTGTGTAATGCATGGAAACTGAATCCACCATGAGATAAGCCAGATCTGAATAGTCAATCCATTTAAGAAATTCATCTGCCACCATCTTCTTAAAGTCATGTCAACTTCGCTTGCAGAAGAATTGAGGAAAAGGGGGCCACTTTATAGGTGCTTCCGGTGGTCGGGACTCCATCAGTGACAAAGTCATTAGGAGACTTAAGATTAGTGTCCACCTTCATTTCAACAAGAAAGGTGTCAAAAATTCGGAAACCTTTTTTGTGATAAAGCTGTGCATGATTAATCTTATAAAAGCCAAACACTATAAATGTGAAAAAGGAGAGCGCTTTTAAAAAGACTGGAAAAGTCGTTTGAATGCCTTTTAAAAGGAGATTGAGAAAGAGGCATTAGCAATTAAGGTGACACTGAAATTCTCCATCTCTTACCATGTCAACAGGATTTGTGTAGAATCAAACTGGATTTTTAATGCTAAAATACGTATATATTTAACTTGGTAAACAATGTGATGAAAAGGAAAGTATACTGAAAGCATTGAACAAAATTGCAACATCCCAATCTCACTTGTATTGAATTTTTCTCCTTAAGAGGACCATAATGAAAGCTCGAGAAAACGGTTCATATTGACTATTTGGTCGACCACTACCATAGTGGCTGAACATAAAGATTTCAAGCATATAAATAGGGTTTAAAAAGTTTGTTAAGAGTAGGATTATGTAGAATTAAAAGAAAGGTATAACCTTAACTAATGCGCATGTCTAGAAAATTCCATGGGTTTTCTGATtttcaaagagagaaaaatataactTAGGTATCTGGGCACGATAATGACTATATAAACATATAGAGCATTGGAAAATGTACTAAAAGTGGAAGAGAACTTACCACACGAAACCATTTCCTCTTTACTGGCGGTGGAGGTACATAGGCCTTAACAGAATAGTCATGAGCATTGAATGCCAGATAGATATCTTCTCCATTACTGTCATGAAGCCTACACAAAAAAACTCAGTTGAAGTGCTTCTTATCCACTAAATCCATCCAAATTCAAACACGTTTTCATGTCAGTTTGCATCAATAAGAAATCCAAATGTAGTTTATTTAtccttcattatttttttttttttcatattcatcTTCGCATTGTGCATATGCAGAGCTTTGCATATTACTACCATGACCAGAATCAGTTAGTACCAAAATAAATGAGAGCCCATGCTCAGATTGACATGCATGTGCGCAAAAGGAAATAGCTCAATGCCTAACTAGCAGGCATGTCATTCATAAATCACCCAATGCAAAAAACAATCAACTACAAGAAGTTGCTTGCTAATTTGACAAGCAGGATTATGATGCCAATGGCTTGTATATAGTGGAAATATAGTAAGGTAGGTCTCATAATATTTATTCTGCATATGGGCATATGCTCTTACGTAAATGCAAGAAATGTGCTGTCATAGTTGTCCCAGTTGTCTTCATGCCAAGTGACATCATTCTGCATAAATAGGTGTTCTGTAAGTCTTGCAAAATCTGAATACTTAAATTTACATTTACAGTAAGATTGTTATACAAAAACGCAGAGTGAAGCAAGTGAAATTACTTTGTTGAGAAAAGTTTCATGACTGAATACAGGATGTGCTCGTCGAAATTTTATCACCTCTTTAAAGAACCTGAAGTGATTACCTTTACGTGTCTCCAACTGCCTTACCAAAATATTTCAATGCATTCATCACATGCATGgataaaaattttcagaaaaggagggatgaaaatgaaaaatttaccAATCCCCACTGGAAATGGTTAATATCAGTATCATGTCCATAACTATTGTTATTTCCATAGCGAGTATGTGCATACTCATCCCCCATCAGCATCATTGGTGTTCCCTGGCAACAAGCACTGAACAGTCAAAATCTGCTAGCGGCAAATTACCACTTAAATTCTAGCAGTGATATTGAATAGGTCTTGAccctcaaaaaaaattttagtgagAGAATATGATTGGGAAGAGGAGGAATCCAAATCTCAGAACCCATTCACTATTTAAAGTTGGCAGTAAGACACATAAGATAACCAACTAAAAGAGGCATACAAGTAAAATTAACTTGGCAGATGCAGCAGCCATCTGCCAAAAATTGCAAACATATCAAGTGAAATTTGAAGCTTTTACGACTTAACTGAACATAGCAAGCACAAGACCAACTTGGAGAACAATAACTCAATTTAAGGATGGGATACTACATGTATGTAACTCATGAAATTGGCTTTCAAATGCATTACCTGTGATATCATTAGCaccaaatgaaaatttttcatttgcctgGAGCGTATAGCTTTAATAGTATCATCATCAGTTTCTCCTGTCCAATAAATAAAGGATTTTAAATGTCATACAGATTGTTAATAATTGATGTTATATCACAATTTAATTTTCTGCCTTGCCATTATGCCACCGGAGTTGTAGTGATATATGTAATCTTTTGGCTATAGACAGCCCCAAAACTGTCACCATGGGTTCAGATCACAATTAAGCCCACACAACAGAGATGAACTCCCCCTCCAATATAGTTACATTtgtacaaatatacaaataagaaaagagagggggaaagggggagagagagagagagagaggtagagatagagagagagagagagagagagagagagagagattcacATAATATACTGAATAAAAGTAATGCTGTACAGTAGGGAAAACACAGACCTGTATATGGTAACCACATGTCTACATAAAACTAACATGAACATTTAGTTTCCGTTCGTGTTTCAATTACAGGTTATGAGCTTGCATCTATACTGCAAGCAAGTAGTTGTAAAAGAAATCTTCATTATCTGCTTAACCTAGATTctcaaatttgatatataaattaatgtcAGAAACAGAATTGGTATTAGTGCAATCTGCCCAGTCATCAGTCATTAACAAATGAAATGCTGAAGTTCAGTAGTAACTAGTACTTCAAACATCCAACAATCGCAACCAGAAATTAACAAACTGTTGTATGTATTGACAAAAATAGccaaaataacaacaaaaagaCAATGCGGTGGTATGATCAAGTAATAAGATCACACAAGAATTTATCATATGTAACATAAGTCCTCTTAagttatttcatttttcatatgcATGTCTCTAACCAATTCTTGCTCTACCTTAATGGCATAAAATATGATCATTATGTTGGacacccaaaacatttttatcCAAGCAAAGCAACAATTAGAAATAAAGTTCAAGAAGCAGGAATCAAACATTTGGACCTTACCTTCAAAACCACAATTCCAACTCAAATTATCATTGCTTCCATCATTTCCACCTTCTCCATTAGCATCATTATGCTATAAAACCAACAATAAGAATAACTGCATGCCGTGGATGACAAATATACAAATGGACTTAAATTTTGAAGTACCTTGAAGTTATACGAAACGAGATCATACAGTGTGAAGCCATCATGTgcaatcacaaaattaatgCTGTGATAAGGTTTGCGCTTATTCACCTGGAGAATGAGTTAATACTATGAGCagctttaaatataaatttacatataGTTTCGTAGGAGAAGGTATCAAATATGTGGGCAGCAGTCAAATTTTCAACTAATGAAATAATACACTGATTAGAATTTCAGGTAACTTGCTCATTTCAACAATAAAGGACAACGACATTTATAATACCTTCTTCTAAAAGTAAAATCTCAAATCAGAGTCATTTTGTTGAAGGTGTGTTTTTCATACCCAAATTTCATTAGCTCTAGTGACCATGAAATTAGTCAGCATGACAATCAAAATAGCATAGGCCATTTACTAGTAATTTGATCATACCATGATCAACATGTCTGTGATCGTAGTAATGACCGTGATTAATACTTTCCAGCAGGGTTTATCATCAAATATCCAAATACAGTACAaatgattaagaaaaaaattatatctagCTCCAACAATTTGAGTCGCATGTAAAGATAAATTTGtacttgaaaaagaaaaagatacaaTATCACCAATGCCAAATTGAAAAACACAAACTTACCCAATCCCAAAAATGAGAAGTTGCAtctaaataaattcataaacatTACTCATAAATCCAGGAATTTATACATCTTCAGTTAGAAATAAGAACTCACCAAGGGGAATTCACACATGCAATACCAAAATGCTtataggaaaaaattaaaaaataaataaaaaactaaaaaataaaaaataaattaaaaaaaaaggaaaaaaagagaaagacctCAAATACTTGTGAATTATGCTGAAGAAAAATTACATTCAGTCAGATTGAACATGAGCATGAGGTTGCTTCCAATAACCTGCCTCAACAAACGAATTGATCTACCAGTTTCACTTATGAAGCCATATTGACATGctattttgttaattatctaACCTGGAACAACTATCGCAATTTAGATTACAAAACTTAGCTACACACTAGGACTAGTGAATCCTGCTCAACAGTTTGCATATTACAAAACAGtggtgaaattaaattaaaagctaTAAAACAAGATAATGGAATGTAACATGTATATTGTTATGATAGCCATAACTCCAAAAGCAAACAATAATGCTTACATTATAAAGGTCAGCAGATCCAGCAACACGAGTTGCAAGGGTCCCCTTCATACCCTTATCACCCTGAATGCATAAAATGGAAGATTAAGGACTGGAATTAAAACGATTGACTCTAGAAATTTTTCCTCataatccaaaacaaaaagttaaaaaacataaaatttgacTACGTGGTACTTCAAAGATACATACAATAGAGAATATCTAATCACAATAAAagccaccaaaaagaaaaaagcataatAGATGCAATGCTGAAAGAAAAATCCAAGACAAAGGTGACAGCTCATATCAATGTGTAAAAAAGATTGATGATTTAAGGGTGCACCAGGAATATAATCGTATGTACAGTGTAGACCATCATTTTTTTGCATTGTAGCTTTGAACCTATTAGTTTCCTCAAAACCACTAAATATATAGAGTTAAATCCCTTCAAAAACCAACCAATATTTGGAATATTTCAACTGAAATTAAGAGATTGCTTTCAACCACAGGTaacgaatatatttttttaactcttcCTGCTTCTATATAATCTCCCATATTGTACTTATGCTATCAAGCTCATTCATAAGCAACTTTCATTCCTTAAACTCAAAAAAagctttctatttttctttctttttaaaagaaaaaaatagaactgGTATCTATGAATTACCTTTATAAATCTTCTTATGTCATCACGGTATTTTCCATTCCATTCAGCCCACCTGCATTAAGAATTTTGTAATGAAGATAAGGTGTCAAGGGGATTATAGAACAGTAGGAAATTAGGCTACACACAACTCAACACAAAGATTTAGCATAAAACATCTTCAgacatttattttcttaaatataacaatgtattaaaaataaaattttcaacagAAAAATAGCATTAACCACACTAGCACGTAGCACCATAATATAGCATGATTTCAAATAACCGTCAAATACTTAATATGATTTGCGAGCGGAGGAAGCAACACCAGGGACAAAGAGTAGTCATTTGCAATGTAAATACTACATTAAAAATCCAAAACCAGACTAATAAAACCACTAATACCTCAAAAACACATTATAGATAGCATTTCTTTACGTTCCAGTAGCATTTCAGGTTAGCATAACATGCTCTCATGCCAACCAAATGActggaaaaacaaaagcaacaaGTTCTCAAGATGATAATAGCaacagcaaaaaaataaatccaataacaacaataagaaTGCTCAGTCCTTCATTATAGCAAGTAATGATTGTTCTCAAAAGCACAGTACAGAAGAATTgtgaaatatttaatatatgcaATTGACTGATACAACATATTCTAACATAATTACCTGTCCcaatttggaaattttccaacttgaTAAAGGCCACCACAATCCCAAGGTTCTGAAATAACTTTACACCTTGATAGGATAGCATCTTTGGCAATAGCCTGTTCTCATAAAGATAAGTCAACATACTTCCACAATGTACTCAATTCGAGGGCATACTTTGTACAAACCTCATATAATGCAGTCATACAGATGAGCAGACTACAACTTGAAATTGACAGTATatgatgtgtgtgtgtgtgtgtgtgagagagagagacataGAACCAATGCAAACTACAGTAAAGAAAGAATGACTGACAGCTAACAAAAGCATAAGACTTAATTTGGAGGTAGTTCTAATAATAAGTCGATTTTcgtcttaaataaaaaaataaaaaaacaaactctagACAAAATATCACAATTtagtattttgaaatattacatATGTTTTACCCCCAACTACTTAGCATACCATTTCTGTGCAAAGATAGCATTTGATCAATCAGAGTAGTTCATAATTTCAAAAGGAACAATATACATAAATACCCTCAAGAGTCCTCAAGAATTAGTCTTTTTTTTCAGTATGATCACAAGCAGCATCAGTTAAGggtgcacacacacacacacacacacaccatacTTCATAATCATATTAATAAAGGAACCTATTTATACTGCTCGGAAGCCAGATGTTCAATAGTTAGCACAGATGCCAATTAGTATTTACAATACCAGTAATGATGTAGATGAAAACATATAACTTACCCTAATAATTGGGGGGGCATTAAGTGGACTACCATCAGTTCCCCGACAAAGGACACTAGCAAGGTCAAATCGAAATCCATCCACATGATACTCAACAACCCTATAAATAAGTAACATAGAATAATATAACCCATGATATCAACAAAtgcaatttgaaaatataaatgctCATTTACGAACCATAAATTGGAATCTCAAAATATTAACTAATGTTCCCAGTCAAGTAAGCAATCTAGGTATATATTTATTCCCCACATAGTCAAATCAGATGATCCTATTCAAGTTCCAAACGAATAAAACAGGGTATATCCTACTCTGACTCTGATGCATCAAATGTCCAAATATATAAAGGCTACCATATTgatcccccccccaaaaaaaaaaaaaaaaaaaaaaaatcatgaaattgAATTCAAATGATCAACCAGATTTCTGTCAATTGAGTTGCTTGGTTTTCCTAGTGTCAGAAAACAAGCTTATGCAGCAAAGTGTGGATGCAGAATTATCACATTCCCAAAGAACGTATTAAATCTAATATAAGTAGCACCAAAGTACTCTTATCACACCAATCAGTTCCCCAAAACCATAACCAATTAATCTGCTGGAATTCGGTAGCTAGACAACTTCGGAACAATGAAAATATATGGTCGATTCCATTCATAAAATGAAACATGTAAGCTATTAATAATGCTAAGATATATGTTGCATAAGAATGAGGTCCTTACCAATGTCTTAAACTGTCGAGAATGAGCTCCATGACCACAGGATGATTACAGTTTAATGTGTTCCCTGGAGGCCAACAAAATAATGtctaaaaattccaaatttttaaaCAGTAGTTTTGAACAAGTAACAAGGAAAACTATCTCTTTTTTGATGATTTCTTATGTGTTTGTAGTATTTAGTTAGCAAGATCAAAAGGTTTATCAGTTCTAGGGGTACATATCCATAATACAATGCTAAAATGGAAAGGAAAGCAATCCAAATTACCACAGCCAGAGAAGTTCAGCAATTGGCCTTTGTTATTTGGGTCTAGCATGTAATAAACCTGTCAATGAAGGATGGATAGGTACAATTGACCCAAAAGctttaatttctctcttttgatAACAGTATACCATAGTTATATTAAGTTAGTGAAAGTTAAACCACAACCTATTCAGATAAATGTACATTATACAAACATAGTAAGGTAGAATAAAAATAGCTACACAACAAGGAACAAGGGTTTTGCACAATATTCCATAAAAGCCACGTAAAATCACCTTATTGTCAATACCACGAAATGAAGTAGTATAAGGATTGGCATCATCAGCCTCATTAGTATGATTATAGACAACATCCAAAATGACCTGCATAAAGTAAAAAATTCTTCACTACTGACTACACCACAATAAAAAGcatttgtaatattaataaacaatatGTATTCCTGATTCTAAAGCCTGAAAAAGACTTGATTTACCTCTATTCCAGCACCATGCAAGGCTTTAACCATTTCTTTAAATTCTTTGGAAGCTTTAAGGGGACCTCCACCAGCACTAGCATAGCGACTCATAGGAGCAAAGAAGTTGATTGTCGAGTAACCCCATGTATTTATCTTCAAAAACAACGAaaccaaaagaacaaaaaaatttatcaagccACTTGATCATTTTGAGAGATGATACTcacaaacattaaaataataagaaaacaaagaaaagaaaatacggCATAACATATTTCATAGTTTGAATCATCAATTAAGTAACGAGAGATAAACATTACCCTATAACTGGGGTGTTATGTGttaaattcctttataaaatcaattttataggaAGTCGAAaagcaataaagaaaaataaacatactGCTTAAAgcattttgaagaaaaaagaagacaaataaTAAGCAGCAGCAAAAAGCAAAACTttttttaggggaaaaaaaaaaaaaaaaagtacttctTAAGCTTTGAATAACAAATTGGATATTGGGATTGTAAGCGAGATAATTAAGAAACATAGGCCAAGTATAGAAACTTATAGACGCCTCTCTTTGTGTAGCTTTAGTTCATGGATAACATCTATAAATCACAAATTATTGAATTCCTCTGctcctcttttttttataacatgGAATCAGAACAACCTAATTGGAAACTAATTTTGTGTTCAAATCATGTTAACCCTCATTTTTGTAAACTTCTTGTTGTGAATGAATAAGACACCCCCATGATTCAACACCATTCCACCATGAGCACAAGTGCTAAAGTGTACGTTCATGTTAGCCATATATGCGTAGTTGCATCCACTTCCTATCAATTTAAAGCTTTAGAGTTGATGCTAACTTAAAATGGTAATTGAAAATGAAGGGAAAAGAATCATTTTACCATGTGATCTCTAGGATTTGGGCGCCTCTGAAACTCCATCTCATCAAACTCAAAGACTGGCAGCAACTCTATGGCATTGACCCCAAGCTCTAGAAGGTGTGGAATCTTAAATTACAATtggcaaaacaaaataaaaaggaaatggaAAAAGGTCAGATATACCTActaatcaaaaaacaaaatacccACATCTCAGCAAACAAATATAGACAAAGTCCAAAATCAATAGAAGAAATAATAGGAAGTCCCCCAGCTACATACAATTTACACAGACATCATCCAAGCAGAATTTGTCCCATAGAtcatgaagaaaaaataaactggGTAACTTGAAAAGTGGATTTGAAGAAGAAATTAGCTCTATTTGAAGCTCCTAAATCCTAACACATGACTtccaatttattataaaaatcaaGTGTCTGTCAAGAAGATCTAGTTCACAAACCTAGAGCTAgtgtttttaagatttttaattgCTGCACATCATACATGCAGTTCAGTGATTTCTTAAGCAGGATTACGTTTAACAACTTTCGGAAACACATACAAGCACATTTGGTGCAAAATTTCAGTCAGAGGGCTAAAAGCAAGTACATGCTGCAAAGGTTACAGAAAATACCACACTTTTGTAGCCCTGTACCTCATGCTGTAGTTGGTATTGACCATAAGCATTAACTTAGTTTACTGGAAAAAAGGGGAGATTTGCAGGATCCAAATATAACTTATATTTGTCTATTTATCATCAGAAAGCCAAACTTAATCAAGTAAGAAGGTTACTAGGTGTCATTCCTCCTACAAATAATAACTAGAATCCACACCCCTTATACATTCCATTAGTGGAATACAAGTTTTATGTATCTCTGGTCTTCACGACAATTCTACAGAATAATTCAgcataattttaagtttttattagcAGCAGTAAATGGATTTGTTATGAAATATATCTTGATATCTTCGTCATAGGGTTTTATTCTGAGCTTGTTACGAGATTTAATTCCACGCTGTTTTAAACTGAACCTAGGTTTAATGTCCAACAGAATTCTTAGAATCAAGGATGATATAACACCTTTGTAAATCCCAGAATAGATTTTACAAACCCAGCTCCTTGCCATCAATTGCCTCGTCACAGGATTGCATCATTCTCCAAACAGCTAAACTCTACCAAGTATTTTTTCtccaattttatttcatttataaaggTTTGAGAGACAATGTTCATTTGTTTGTGCAAAATCTCCAGGTGAATCATCTTTTTAATGTTCACAACTTAAGAACAAAAGGAACAAATATTCTGAATTGCTTTAATATTTGTAGTTGAGACATCTTAGTTATTGTTTACTCAAGCTATTAAGTTCTTCACTCAAAGTATTGACCTGAGTGTTAAAAAGATATTCATTAGAAGGATTTAATGTCATTAAATTCAGAACAACAAAGATTTACCATATCAATCACACCAAGGTAGCTACCACGGATATCTGGTTCGAGCCCACTGGATTCATCAGCTGTAAATGCACGAACATTCATTTCATATATAACAAGATCTTTCTgcaaagacaaaaacaaatgtAACAAAGTTTAGACGTAAAATTAGCAGCTAAGActtaaaatttagaaacaagatatatcattaaattattttgtcaACTAAATGAGAATGATTGTAACCAAACATTGACAAGGATGAAAATCAAGAATTACTTATCCAAGTATGTCAGAAGTTCGGAAAGAAATTCATAGATTTAAATTCGGTTACTGAGATATAAGGAGGTGGAAAAAGAGACAAGCATAGACAAGAGACAGATGGGTAAGTGAGTAATTGTAAAATTTCCAATTACTGAAAACTCAACAAATATTAGTGTCATTAGGGTGACCAACTAACCTCAGGTATATTTGGAAGCTTGTAGCTGTCTCCCCAATCAAAAGGTAAGCTATCAAAATCATAAGTTCCAAGAAATTTAGAAAACTTGTAGTTGGCATCTCCAAAATATCTGCGACCTTCAACTAGCTTTGCATAAGGATCTATAAGCACAATGCTGCTGTCAAAACGATGCCCCTGATTCCAATCCCGTGGACCATCAAAGCGATAACCATACTGAACATTGCTACGAGGCAAATCCTGCAAAGGAGTAACATCATTATTATAGCAGCTAAATGATGATATATTAGGATGTAAAAATTGTCAAACACTGTTTCAGCAGAAACTATTTGAAACTTATACTCTCTGCAAAAACATAACTTGCTAAGAGATACCTTAGACATATATACAAG includes the following:
- the LOC107420761 gene encoding isoamylase 3, chloroplastic isoform X4, whose translation is MLFQKGDRIRHRIMNVFGRRAHERVLEEEAPQVSETGPSWKIFPGQAVPLGVSEVDTGINFAIFSQHATSVTLCLSLPDREKTGGPDGGMVELALDPQMNKTGDIWHICIKDLPRSNVQYGYRFDGPRDWNQGHRFDSSIVLIDPYAKLVEGRRYFGDANYKFSKFLGTYDFDSLPFDWGDSYKLPNIPEKDLVIYEMNVRAFTADESSGLEPDIRGSYLGVIDMIPHLLELGVNAIELLPVFEFDEMEFQRRPNPRDHMINTWGYSTINFFAPMSRYASAGGGPLKASKEFKEMVKALHGAGIEVILDVVYNHTNEADDANPYTTSFRGIDNKVYYMLDPNNKGQLLNFSGCGNTLNCNHPVVMELILDSLRHWVVEYHVDGFRFDLASVLCRGTDGSPLNAPPIIRAIAKDAILSRCKVISEPWDCGGLYQVGKFPNWDRWAEWNGKYRDDIRRFIKGDKGMKGTLATRVAGSADLYNVNKRKPYHSINFVIAHDGFTLYDLVSYNFKHNDANGEGGNDGSNDNLSWNCGFEGETDDDTIKAIRSRQMKNFHLVLMISQGTPMMLMGDEYAHTRYGNNNSYGHDTDINHFQWGLLETRKGNHFRFFKEVIKFRRAHPVFSHETFLNKNDVTWHEDNWDNYDSTFLAFTLHDSNGEDIYLAFNAHDYSVKAYVPPPPVKRKWFRVVDTNLKSPNDFVTDGVPTTGSTYKVAPFSSILLQAKLT
- the LOC107420761 gene encoding isoamylase 3, chloroplastic isoform X3 — translated: MKISEMLRTQHFCESNATKLPLFASSLSNCYNGSTSCTVASSRVLDMGFKLSKQASGSNQQWDRIRHRIMNVFGRRAHERVLEEEAPQVSETGPSWKIFPGQAVPLGVSEVDTGINFAIFSQHATSVTLCLSLPDREKTGGPDGGMVELALDPQMNKTGDIWHICIKDLPRSNVQYGYRFDGPRDWNQGHRFDSSIVLIDPYAKLVEGRRYFGDANYKFSKFLGTYDFDSLPFDWGDSYKLPNIPEKDLVIYEMNVRAFTADESSGLEPDIRGSYLGVIDMIPHLLELGVNAIELLPVFEFDEMEFQRRPNPRDHMINTWGYSTINFFAPMSRYASAGGGPLKASKEFKEMVKALHGAGIEVILDVVYNHTNEADDANPYTTSFRGIDNKVYYMLDPNNKGQLLNFSGCGNTLNCNHPVVMELILDSLRHWVVEYHVDGFRFDLASVLCRGTDGSPLNAPPIIRAIAKDAILSRCKVISEPWDCGGLYQVGKFPNWDRWAEWNGKYRDDIRRFIKGDKGMKGTLATRVAGSADLYNVNKRKPYHSINFVIAHDGFTLYDLVSYNFKHNDANGEGGNDGSNDNLSWNCGFEGETDDDTIKAIRSRQMKNFHLVLMISQGTPMMLMGDEYAHTRYGNNNSYGHDTDINHFQWGLLETRKGNHFRFFKEVIKFRRAHPVFSHETFLNKNDVTWHEDNWDNYDSTFLAFTLHDSNGEDIYLAFNAHDYSVKAYVPPPPVKRKWFRVVDTNLKSPNDFVTDGVPTTGSTYKVAPFSSILLQAKLT
- the LOC107420761 gene encoding isoamylase 3, chloroplastic isoform X2, translating into MKISEMLRTQHFCESNATKLPLFASSLSNCYNGSTSCTVASSRVLDMGFKLSKQASGSNQQCCFRKAWDRIRHRIMNVFGRRAHERVLEEEAPQVSETGPSWKIFPGQAVPLGVSEVDTGINFAIFSQHATSVTLCLSLPDREKTGGPDGGMVELALDPQMNKTGDIWHICIKDLPRSNVQYGYRFDGPRDWNQGHRFDSSIVLIDPYAKLVEGRRYFGDANYKFSKFLGTYDFDSLPFDWGDSYKLPNIPEKDLVIYEMNVRAFTADESSGLEPDIRGSYLGVIDMIPHLLELGVNAIELLPVFEFDEMEFQRRPNPRDHMINTWGYSTINFFAPMSRYASAGGGPLKASKEFKEMVKALHGAGIEVILDVVYNHTNEADDANPYTTSFRGIDNKVYYMLDPNNKGQLLNFSGCGNTLNCNHPVVMELILDSLRHWVVEYHVDGFRFDLASVLCRGTDGSPLNAPPIIRAIAKDAILSRCKVISEPWDCGGLYQVGKFPNWDRWAEWNGKYRDDIRRFIKGDKGMKGTLATRVAGSADLYNVNKRKPYHSINFVIAHDGFTLYDLVSYNFKHNDANGEGGNDGSNDNLSWNCGFEGETDDDTIKAIRSRQMKNFHLVLMISQGTPMMLMGDEYAHTRYGNNNSYGHDTDINHFQWGLLETRKGNHFRFFKEVIKFRRAHPVFSHETFLNKNDVTWHEDNWDNYDSTFLAFTLHDSNGEDIYLAFNAHDYSVKAYVPPPPVKRKWFRVVDTNLKSPNDFVTDGVPTTGSTYKVAPFSSILLQAKLT
- the LOC107420761 gene encoding isoamylase 3, chloroplastic isoform X1, which gives rise to MKISEMLRTQHFCESNATKLPLFASSLSNCYNGSTSCTVASSRVLDMGFKLSKQASGSNQQCCFRKTGDRIRHRIMNVFGRRAHERVLEEEAPQVSETGPSWKIFPGQAVPLGVSEVDTGINFAIFSQHATSVTLCLSLPDREKTGGPDGGMVELALDPQMNKTGDIWHICIKDLPRSNVQYGYRFDGPRDWNQGHRFDSSIVLIDPYAKLVEGRRYFGDANYKFSKFLGTYDFDSLPFDWGDSYKLPNIPEKDLVIYEMNVRAFTADESSGLEPDIRGSYLGVIDMIPHLLELGVNAIELLPVFEFDEMEFQRRPNPRDHMINTWGYSTINFFAPMSRYASAGGGPLKASKEFKEMVKALHGAGIEVILDVVYNHTNEADDANPYTTSFRGIDNKVYYMLDPNNKGQLLNFSGCGNTLNCNHPVVMELILDSLRHWVVEYHVDGFRFDLASVLCRGTDGSPLNAPPIIRAIAKDAILSRCKVISEPWDCGGLYQVGKFPNWDRWAEWNGKYRDDIRRFIKGDKGMKGTLATRVAGSADLYNVNKRKPYHSINFVIAHDGFTLYDLVSYNFKHNDANGEGGNDGSNDNLSWNCGFEGETDDDTIKAIRSRQMKNFHLVLMISQGTPMMLMGDEYAHTRYGNNNSYGHDTDINHFQWGLLETRKGNHFRFFKEVIKFRRAHPVFSHETFLNKNDVTWHEDNWDNYDSTFLAFTLHDSNGEDIYLAFNAHDYSVKAYVPPPPVKRKWFRVVDTNLKSPNDFVTDGVPTTGSTYKVAPFSSILLQAKLT
- the LOC107420761 gene encoding isoamylase 3, chloroplastic isoform X5; protein product: MNVFGRRAHERVLEEEAPQVSETGPSWKIFPGQAVPLGVSEVDTGINFAIFSQHATSVTLCLSLPDREKTGGPDGGMVELALDPQMNKTGDIWHICIKDLPRSNVQYGYRFDGPRDWNQGHRFDSSIVLIDPYAKLVEGRRYFGDANYKFSKFLGTYDFDSLPFDWGDSYKLPNIPEKDLVIYEMNVRAFTADESSGLEPDIRGSYLGVIDMIPHLLELGVNAIELLPVFEFDEMEFQRRPNPRDHMINTWGYSTINFFAPMSRYASAGGGPLKASKEFKEMVKALHGAGIEVILDVVYNHTNEADDANPYTTSFRGIDNKVYYMLDPNNKGQLLNFSGCGNTLNCNHPVVMELILDSLRHWVVEYHVDGFRFDLASVLCRGTDGSPLNAPPIIRAIAKDAILSRCKVISEPWDCGGLYQVGKFPNWDRWAEWNGKYRDDIRRFIKGDKGMKGTLATRVAGSADLYNVNKRKPYHSINFVIAHDGFTLYDLVSYNFKHNDANGEGGNDGSNDNLSWNCGFEGETDDDTIKAIRSRQMKNFHLVLMISQGTPMMLMGDEYAHTRYGNNNSYGHDTDINHFQWGLLETRKGNHFRFFKEVIKFRRAHPVFSHETFLNKNDVTWHEDNWDNYDSTFLAFTLHDSNGEDIYLAFNAHDYSVKAYVPPPPVKRKWFRVVDTNLKSPNDFVTDGVPTTGSTYKVAPFSSILLQAKLT